A region of Periplaneta americana isolate PAMFEO1 chromosome 16, P.americana_PAMFEO1_priV1, whole genome shotgun sequence DNA encodes the following proteins:
- the LOC138691214 gene encoding arylalkylamine N-acetyltransferase-like 2 isoform X1 encodes MAGSAESKWKRPESVPVPTIWRTCSGLRPMPDGKIPKFRIQDVPPDMHDEVVQFMSDHFFRDEALCSCLNVLGDPVSLKGFQDFWKELLQQNMALVAFLEEDGGGTSTRIAGANITAISYKTDHYSYDMFKGHATRVIVRDILEYASYIVNVYDHYGVDKYMTALGLCVDRTFRGQGLGLEILKARFDLGRAVGMEVTMTAFTGPASQILAHRVGMDVLAEVMYEDFKDEDGKPVYPNIKSKSCKIMAARIK; translated from the exons ATGGCAGGGAGCGCTGAGTCGAAGTGGAAGAGACCTGAGTCAGTTCCTGTGCCCACGATATGGAGAACATGTTCGGGATTGAGACCCATGCCAGATGGTAAGATACCAAAGTTTAGGATTCAAGATGTGCCGCCTGACATGCACGATGAAGTTGTTCAGTTCATGTCAGATCATTTCTTCAGAGACGAAGCTCTCTGTTCTTGTTTAAACGTTCTGGGAGATCCAGTATCTTTGAAGGGGTTTCAGGATTTCTGGAAGGAATTGTTGCAGCAGAATATGGCACTTGTAGCCTTCTTGGAAGAAGATGGTGGTGGAACTAGTACGCGTATTGCAGGAGCTAATATCACTGCAATTTCCTACAAAACGGACCACTACTCATATGATATG TTCAAAGGACACGCGACCAGAGTCATAGTCCGTGACATTCTTGAATATGCATCTTACATAGTGAACGTGTACGACCACTACGGAGTTGATAAATACATGACGGCATTGGGTCTCTGTGTGGATCGTACATTCAGAGGCCAGGGGTTGGGCCTCGAGATCCTCAAAGCGAGATTCGATCTCGGAAGAGCTGTTGGTATGGAAGTTACAATGACCGCCTTTACAGGACCGGCTTCACAGATCCTAGCGCACCGAGTGGGCATGGATGTGTTGGCTGAAGTGATGTACGAGGACTTCAAAGACGAGGATGGGAAGCCTGTGTACCCTAACATTAAAAGCAAAAGTTGTAAAATTATGGCTGCTAGAATTAAGTGA
- the LOC138691214 gene encoding uncharacterized protein isoform X2, with protein MDFWKELLQQNMALVAFLEEDGGGTSTRIAGANITAISYKTDHYSYDMFKGHATRVIVRDILEYASYIVNVYDHYGVDKYMTALGLCVDRTFRGQGLGLEILKARFDLGRAVGMEVTMTAFTGPASQILAHRVGMDVLAEVMYEDFKDEDGKPVYPNIKSKSCKIMAARIK; from the exons ATG GATTTCTGGAAGGAATTGTTGCAGCAGAATATGGCACTTGTAGCCTTCTTGGAAGAAGATGGTGGTGGAACTAGTACGCGTATTGCAGGAGCTAATATCACTGCAATTTCCTACAAAACGGACCACTACTCATATGATATG TTCAAAGGACACGCGACCAGAGTCATAGTCCGTGACATTCTTGAATATGCATCTTACATAGTGAACGTGTACGACCACTACGGAGTTGATAAATACATGACGGCATTGGGTCTCTGTGTGGATCGTACATTCAGAGGCCAGGGGTTGGGCCTCGAGATCCTCAAAGCGAGATTCGATCTCGGAAGAGCTGTTGGTATGGAAGTTACAATGACCGCCTTTACAGGACCGGCTTCACAGATCCTAGCGCACCGAGTGGGCATGGATGTGTTGGCTGAAGTGATGTACGAGGACTTCAAAGACGAGGATGGGAAGCCTGTGTACCCTAACATTAAAAGCAAAAGTTGTAAAATTATGGCTGCTAGAATTAAGTGA